The Psychrilyobacter piezotolerans nucleotide sequence TTCATAACAGCTTCCTTTATCCCACGGGAACTCATAGAACATCCCTTTACATTGGGAACCATTATGGTATTTTTTTCTATTATTTCAGCAGGAACAAGATTAAAAGCAGGTTCTGAAATTACCGGTGTTTCATTATGTGATAAAAATTCAATACTATGAATTTTACCGTGAAGGACCGTGACCAAAGCCTCAATCTCTCCTGCATACCCAATACCAATACCTTTAAATGAACCATCTTTATATTTTTTCATATTATTTACTCCTTAAATTAATTTATTACTAACCTTTCGCGATGGTGCACGCATTAAGAATTACATCTTAATATTATTGTGGGCTTCGTAAGCGCGAAATATCAGTTTATTATATATTCACAACCATATAGTACGATATCGTACTATACAAGATATAGTATATCATATAAGGAAAATAAGTCAATTAATTTTTATATAACTTCTTATCAAGGATCCTGTACTTAATTTGATATCTGGGTTATTATATATGTATAATAATATTTAAGTATATATATGAATAATAATATTCAGGTGGTGTTTATGAGAACAGATATAGTAATAGGAATAATATCAAATATCAGAGAAAAGAGTGCTCAGTTTATAAATGGTGAGCTAAAGGAAAGGGAGATCTCCGGACTTATCAATAGTCATGGAACTATCCTATCTGCCATGTATGATAATGATGGTGTGATGACAATGAATGGAATAGCTAAATTTATAGGGAAAAGAAAGTCTACAGTAACTGATATGGTAAAAAAATTAGAAAAATTAGGTTATATAAGTCGTCAAAAAAGTAAAAGCGATGCCAGGGTGACAGAGGTAAGTCTTACAGAAAAAGGATGGGATTTTAGGGATACCTTTAAAGAAATTAGTGCAGAGCTTCTGGAAAAAACCTATGCCGGCTTTACAGAAGAGGAAAAGGAAGTTTTGATGGGGTTATTGTTAAAAATCAGAAAAAATTTTAAAGACTAAAAATCTTCTGGAATAGCCTTAAAACTATTAACTTTTTTAGTTTTTTGAGGAGATTTAGGGAGTTTTACAGGAATTAAGCCAGGGACTTAACTCCTCTCACAGTCATTTCATCAGCTTCAAATAAGTACGTTATATTTAAATGTAAATGGGAAGAAACATATTCTTCCTTTTTTTATGTCTATCTAATGTGCGTATTTCAAGGGAAAAGATATCTTTTGATATAGGTATAATATTATTGAGGCCGCTTTTTTCCTTAACTTCCTTTGTGGCTGCAGTGAATAGACCTTTTTCTCCTATCACCATCTCTTCATAAGATTATTTTATCTTCTTTTAGCACTGTTTTTTACAA carries:
- a CDS encoding MarR family winged helix-turn-helix transcriptional regulator, giving the protein MRTDIVIGIISNIREKSAQFINGELKEREISGLINSHGTILSAMYDNDGVMTMNGIAKFIGKRKSTVTDMVKKLEKLGYISRQKSKSDARVTEVSLTEKGWDFRDTFKEISAELLEKTYAGFTEEEKEVLMGLLLKIRKNFKD